TGGCGGATATCGGATCGAGCACGACGGAGCTTGCGGTGTTCTTTGAGGGCTCGATCGCGCATACGGCTGTGCTGCCGATTGGCGGGGATCATTTTACGAACGACCTGGCGGTGGGACTGCATGTGACCGTTGAGGAAGCCGAGTATCTGAAGAAGATGTATGGACACTGCGTGGTGACGGCGGTGCCGCAGTTGAACGAGATCGAAGTTGGCGGGAACCTTGCATTTTCTGGCGGGCAGCCGGCGCGGATGGTGCGGCAGAGATTTCTGGCGGAGATTCTGGAGCCGCGTGCGCGCGAGTTGTTTACGATGCTGCGGGATAATCTGCGGCAGGGTGGAGTGCTGGAGGCGTTGGGCGCGGGCTGCGTGGTGACTGGTGGCGGCGCGAATATGGCTGGATTGCTGGATAATGCGGAGAGTCTGCTGCGGGTGCCTGCTCGTATTGGATATCCGGTGCCGCTTTCGCGAATGCCTGCGGAGCTGGCTGTGCCGGAGTTTGCGGCGGCGATTGGGATGCTGTTATATACGCATCGGACGCAGGTGCGGCGCGCCAGTGAAGAGCAGGGGCTGAGGGCTAAGTTAAAGGCGATCTTTGCGGGAAGCTTCTAGACTCCTGAGTTGAAGGATCAAGACCTTTTGAGTGTGTCGATTAACTCCGCTTCACGCTTTTAAGTGCCAGGGAAGTGCTTGCGCAAATAAGTGCATCTGGATTTCGAGCCAATCTCTTGTAATACTCCTTCGAAGTGAAGCCAGATTTCAGCTGAGATAAAGCTGCGATCGCGATCGACGGCTCCTGGCGGCGAATATGGCGCTTGAGCTTCAATCAGCAGCGACGAGCGAGAGATGAGGCTGGATGGTTCCATCCTTCGAGGGTGGTACATATGGTTGCGCCTTTTAGTGAGCATCGCGGTGCTGGTGGCGGGGGCAATCGAGGGTGGATACGGGAAGTCGGAGTTATATGGCGATGACATCTCCTATCTCGATGTAGCAAATATGATTCGTGAGGGAGATTGGCGAGCTGCACTTAATCCTCTTTGGAGTATCGGATACCCTTTATTGCTATTGGTTTTCCGGCGTTTGTTTTCGCCAACGCCGCATGGTGAGATGGCAGCTGTCTTCTGGCTGAATTTATCGATTTACTTCATCGCGTGGGTTGGGTTTTTATGGTTCCTGGGTCTGATGTCGCAAAGACTAAAGGGAGATTTATCAGGAGAGCGAGCGGCTGTATTGTCGCCATTTCTTCTGGTCTGCGCGGGTTGTATCTTTGTCACCGTCCAGACAGGAATAGGACGAGTATCTACCGTCGGCCCGGATCTATTGGTGACTTGTCTCTTTTTCTTTGCTTCCGGGCTTGCGCTGAAGGTCTTGTCGCGACGAACCGCGGGGCACGCGATCTTATGGGGGGTCGTGCTTGGTTTGGGGTTCCTGTGTAAGGCAATCTTTTTAACACTGGCCGCTACATTTTTTGCGATTGCCATCGTCTTGACCAGCAGGCGCAGAGTCTCGGCTTCGCTTCTTCGTGCGGTGGGAGTGTTTTTGCTCTTTGTCGTTTCATATAGCGTGGGCCTATCGTGGGCGCTTGGACGACCGACGCTGGGTGAGGCCGGAGCGTTGAACTATGCATTTCATGTGAATCATCTGAAGCATTGGATGGGGTGGCAGGGAGGTCCGAAGGAGTTAGGATCTCCGATTCATCCAGTGCGGCTGCTTCGCACCGATCCGCCGGTCTTTGCGTTCGGGGAGCCCTTTCATGTGACCTACCCGCCGCAGTTCAACATGGTGTATTGGTATCAGGGGTATCGCCAATTCTTTAGTTTCAGAAATGAAATTCGAGTTGTATTTGAAAATCTCCGCGCCTTGAAGGATGTTCTTCGAGAGACTCTCGCAGTCACTCTTGCGGTCGCTCTCTGCTTCTGTCTGGTGTTGTGGGATGCCATATCTCATCGCGACTCGGGGACGCGATCTGTAAGTACGTGGGTCCTGTATTTGCCTTCCGTGCTTGGCGTTCTCTTCTTTTTGCTGGTCCACATGGAGGGGCGTTATGTGGCGGGATTTCTCTGTGTGTTGTTTCTGGCACCCTATCTTGCGCTGGATGGATGGAGTGGGTCTACGCGGTCAGCACTGCGTACAGCTGCGCTGGTCCTTCTGGTGGTGGCTACGGTCTACAATTCGTCGAAGCAACTCTCCGGGGCAGTTCAATCGGCTGTTGGTCGAGTAGATATGCAGAGCGGAGGGCAATGGGCGGTCGCAGAATACCTGCAGGAGATGGGTTTGAAGGCGGGAGATAAGGTCGCCTCGGTCTCGCGAGGAAACGACATACGATGCGCGTGGGCTTATGCGTCTCGGGTGCATGTTGTGGCTGCTATCGGCAACGACGCCTACGACCCGGAGCACCAGAGAGAGGATCTGCATCTTTTTTTTGACAATGCTTCAATTCAGGACGAGGTCTTAGAACAGTTCCGTGAGCAAGGAGCTGTTGCTGTTGTCGCAACAGGGATTCCGTTTGATGTTTCGTCGCCCGGGTGGAGGCGGGTTCCTGGAAGCAGGGCGTGGGTGTTCCTCTTAGGGCCGCAAATTTCCGCGGGTCGATAGAGGTGTGGAAAGTTCGAGCCTGAAGTTATTTGTTTGGAGGGGAGATCTCGTTTTTTTTGGTTTTATCGTTTTTTTTGTTTACAGGTTTTGTATTTAACGATATGGTTATTTAACTTAGTTGTTAATAAAGATATGAGCGATCAGATTACCTCGACGTTTGCTGCATTGGCTGATCCAACCCGGCGGGCGATTCTCGCGCGGCTGGCGTTGGGAGAGACCTCAGTTACGGAGATTGCGGCGCCGTTCGAGATGAGCATGCCGGCGATCTCACGACACCTGAAGGTGCTGGAGAAGGCTGGGTTGATCTCGCGCGGACGGGAGGCGCAGTGGCGGCCTTGCAAACTGAAGGCAGAACCTCTGAAGCAGGCTGCCGACTGGCTGGATGAGTACCGCAGGTTCTGGGAGGAGAGTTTCGATCGATTAGATGAGTATCTGAAAACCCTACAGATAAAGGAGAAGAAAGATGCCCGAAACAA
This Tunturibacter gelidoferens DNA region includes the following protein-coding sequences:
- a CDS encoding ArsR/SmtB family transcription factor; translated protein: MSDQITSTFAALADPTRRAILARLALGETSVTEIAAPFEMSMPAISRHLKVLEKAGLISRGREAQWRPCKLKAEPLKQAADWLDEYRRFWEESFDRLDEYLKTLQIKEKKDARNKNGSGKKRR